A stretch of Halichondria panicea chromosome 1, odHalPani1.1, whole genome shotgun sequence DNA encodes these proteins:
- the LOC135331643 gene encoding uncharacterized protein LOC135331643, producing MIRFNFPLAVDFVVTRMINEEQQDEVFVAVHEGYMSINRFGNFTIFPISMGKSSSLIMISNLACTTPAHTTHILCVNVIKGTQKICKDDIPPGSHGYSDVCPRLQLVYIVTSDQKTIFKFNVSDDCLVLISKKSGNDYGSVMWFSYNNGSTLFLSNGLALNAVELEAAGTLGGEDVGTVRYSSLSQLYSQASQLGGSRKLLTWPIMTIQNDVMNKVFYFKWSDLSSNGTETIPSPNGYSIVRPISLQYCQMDFAYALVTYKREKDNSLRTGVAYIKSYF from the exons ATGATTAGATTCAACTTCCCTCTAGCGGTTGATTTTGTGGTCACTCGAATGATTAACGAGGAACAACAGGACGAAGTGTTTGTGGCCGTGCATgaag gttatATGAGCATCAACAGATTTGGCAACTTCACGATCTTCCCCATCTCCATGGGCAAATCCTCCAGCCTCATCATGATCTCCAACCTTGCTTGTACCActcccgcccacaccacacacatactctgTGTCAATGTAATCAAAGGAACGCAAAAAATATGCAAGGACGATATTCCACCTGGTTCCCATGGTTACTCGGACGTCTGCCCACGTTTGCAACTTGTTTATATAGTGACATCGGATCAAAAGACGATTTTTAAATTCAACGTTAGCGATGATTGTCTTGTATTGATATCTAAGAAGTCTGGAAATGACTACGGTAGTGTCATGTGGTTTTCTTATAATAATGGTTCGACATTATTTCTGAGTAATGGACTGGCTTTGAATGCTGTTGAACTAGAGGCTGCTGGAACATTGGGTGGGGAAGATGTCGGCACTGTACGCTATAGCTCTTTGTCACAACTATACAGTCAGGCAAGCCAGCTGGGAGGATCTCGCAAACTACTGACATGGCCTATCATGACCATACAAAATGATGTCATGAATAAAGTATTCTATTTCAAGTGGTCGGATTTATCTAGTAATGGTACAGAGACTATTCCAAGCCCGAATGGCTACAGTATCGTCCGtccaatcagcttgcagtaTTGTCAGATGGACTTTGCATATGCTTTAGTTACATACAAGAGGGAAAAGGACAATTCCCTTAGAACAGGTGTCGCTTATATTAAGTCTTATTTTTGA
- the LOC135343127 gene encoding neurotrypsin-like, giving the protein MYVALICTGRQLSGDVRLIDSSGSTDTKIGRLEVYYNGQWGTVFGINDARVACRQLGFLGYIGYGVVRNALTVSASTLIWLDELGCFGSETRLDDCPHNSIGIHNCDRSDDVGLVCAINEDLRHVNSSGTTGLGPDVRLELFYNGQWGTVCDDSFSPNDARVACRQLGYDDYANYGRVGTLGFSQSSSTTRTWLDELRCLGNETKLINCPANTIGVEDCTHTQDVALFCILDGDLRLIDNSGRTGGSSGRLEVYYSGQWGTVCDDSFSPNDARVACRQLGFSTYTRYGAVRTLGFSQPSSTTRIWLDQLRCSGTESRLINCPANTIGVEDCTHSEDVALVCGAATSPSSPFSPSSTPTTSSNITSISTGVTIPIIVVVVILFIFLFCVFTNRRRRHVGRPATRAPIVANVKSTTVIIAKSTAPAAKAQDTAYPMQSKPQYSNQAPPQNMYPPQSAAPYTTGQQQPPAPYTTGQQPPAPYTTGQQQPPAPYSTGQQQPPAPYTTGQQPPAPYTTGQQQPPAPYSTGQQPPAPYSTGQQPAALYPAYPTGQPPPAPYLSAWGGAPPAYPG; this is encoded by the exons ATGTACGTGGCCTTAATCTGTACTGGAA GACAATTGAGTGGAGATGTGAGGCTGATAGATTCGTCTGGTTCAACAGATACCAAAAttggcagactggaggtctattacaatggacaatgggggacagtgttcGGTATAAatgatgcaagagtggcttgtcgtcaattAGGTTTCCTAGGTTACATAGGCTATGGGGTCGTACGAAA TGCCCTAACAGTGTCAGCATCCACACTGATATGGTTGGACGAGCTTGGTTGCTTTGGATCTGAAACTAGACTAGATGACTGCCCACACAATTCTATTGGAATTCATAATTGTGATCGTTCTGACGATGTGGGATTAGTGTGTGCAATAA ATGAAGATTTGAGACATGTGAATAGTTCTGGCACCACTGGGTTAGGTCCCGATGTTCGACTGGAGTTGTTTTATAacggacaatgggggacagtgtgtgacgaTAGCTTCAGTCCAAACGATGCAAGGGTGGCTTGCCGTCAGCTGGGGTACGATGACTATGCTAATTATGGACGAGTAGGAACATTAGG TTTCTCCCAATCATCATCAACCACTCGGACATGGCTAGACGAGCTTCGTTGCTTAGGAAACGAGACCAAACTCATTAATTGTcctgctaacactatcggagttgaagattgcacccacacacaagatgtggccttattctgtattttgG atggagacctgaggctgaTAGACAACTCAGGCCgaacaggaggctcctctggcagactggaggtctattacagtggacaatgggggacagtgtgtgatgatagcttcagtccaaacgatgcaagagtggcttgtcgtcaactaggatTCTCAACCTACACTCGATACGGAGCAGTTAGAACGCTAGG TTTCTCCCAACCTTCATCAACCACTCGGATATGGTTGGATCAACTTCGTTGCTcaggaactgagagcagactcattaattgtcctgctaacactatcggagtGGAAGATTGCACTCATTCAGAAGATGTGGCCCTGGTGTGCGGTGCAG CTACTTCCCCTTCTTCCCCTTTTTCCCCGTCCTCAACTCCAACTACATCCTCCAACATAACATCGATCAGCACAGGAGTGACTATTCCTATTATCGTTGTCGTTGTGATCCTTTTTATTTTCCTGTTCTGTGTTTTCACAAACCGGAGGAGACGCCATGTTGGTCGCCCAGCAACCAGAGCTCCTATAGTCGCTAATGTTAAATCAACAACTGTTATCATCGCCAAGTCAACTGCACCAGCAGCAAAAGCACAAGATACGGCCTACCCTATGCAATCCAAACCCCAATATTCAAACCAGGCCCCCCCTCAGAATATGTATCCGCCTCAATCAGCAGCCCCCTACACCACTGGACAGCAACAACCCCCAGCCCCCTACACCACTGGACAGCAACCCCCAGCCCCCTACACCACTGGACAGCAACAACCCCCAGCCCCCTACTCCACTGGACAGCAACAACCCCCAGCCCCATACACCACTGGACAGCAACCCCCAGCCCCCTACACCACTGGACAGCAACAACCCCCAGCCCCCTACTCCACTGGACAGCAACCCCCAGCCCCCTACTCTACTGGACAGCAACCCGCTGCTCTGTACCCTGCGTACCCCACCGGACAACCACCCCCTGCTCCGTACTTGTCTGCATGGGGAGGAGCCCCTCCAGCATATCCAGGATGA
- the LOC135332608 gene encoding uncharacterized protein LOC135332608: MDTPFGDNPLAIVSAQYSIPEDSPYIHMHKTQLHNLRGCLLTSDPELRPSIWQVCEVVSRITGTTNHVTNVCVYMRAKLDVCPFKELEDFKSCSLENCVVTSYLGHHH, encoded by the exons atggatactccatttggtgacaaccctctagccatagtcagtgctcagtacagcattcctgaagactctccctatatacacatgcacaagaCCCAGCTGCATAACttgagag GCTGcctgttgacctctgaccctgagctgcgtcccagtatctggcaagtgtgtgaggtggtgtccAGGATCACAGGAACCACCAACCATGTCACTAATGTCTGT GTATATATGAGAGCTAAACTGGATGTCTGTCCTTTCAAAGAGCTGGAGGATTTCAAGAGCTGCTCACTAGAGAACTGTGTAGTTACTAGTTACCTAGGTCACCACCATTAA